Proteins from a single region of Pseudarthrobacter sp. NIBRBAC000502772:
- a CDS encoding thiamine pyrophosphate-binding protein → MTSLTVSGRVAQVLSSYLSDVFGVMGNGNVYFLDAAEKLGLRFSPVRHEGAAIAAADAYYRASGRLAAGTTTYGPGYTNALTALAEAVQAQIPVVLVTGDAPSSGARPQDVDQAAIAAALGAATFTVTRDAAGSITQQAVEYALTRRTAVVIAIPCDLAALEAADEDLPAPHAPKVTDDVDGGLGQVARLLAGAKRPLILAGRGAHLAGAGPELRELADRLGALTAGTALALNLLQGEGYLGVAGGFGADTAAGLMGEADVVLVAGASLSPFTMRFGHLLGPDSTVIQIDTALQPTHPRVDTFVSADVKSAAGHILRMLDGPASPDAGRAEAWRAEARRRLAEGAAPHPGSDETPDGRLDPRSLATALDAVLPERRTVVQDGGHFVGWAPMYWRIPRPQDLVMVGTAYQAIGLGLASAVGAARAVEDGRTLVLASGDGGFLMGLSDLESLIGAASSAVVVIYNDAAYGAEIHQYGSQGLTEKPMLIPEVDFSGIARALGAESAIIRSLADLAALTDWIDAGAKGTFVADCRITSSVRAPWLSEWMKAKQEAKAAVAG, encoded by the coding sequence ATGACTTCACTTACCGTCTCCGGCCGCGTGGCGCAGGTTCTCAGCAGCTACCTCAGCGATGTATTCGGCGTCATGGGCAACGGAAACGTCTACTTCCTGGACGCCGCGGAAAAGCTGGGCCTCCGCTTCTCCCCCGTCCGCCATGAAGGCGCCGCCATCGCCGCGGCCGACGCCTACTACCGGGCCTCAGGACGTCTGGCCGCGGGCACCACGACCTACGGTCCCGGCTACACCAATGCGCTCACCGCCCTCGCAGAGGCGGTCCAGGCCCAGATCCCCGTCGTGCTGGTCACCGGGGACGCTCCTAGCAGCGGCGCCCGGCCTCAGGACGTGGACCAGGCGGCCATCGCAGCGGCCCTCGGCGCGGCGACCTTCACCGTCACCCGCGACGCCGCAGGCTCCATCACGCAGCAGGCGGTGGAGTACGCACTCACCAGACGCACCGCCGTCGTCATTGCCATTCCCTGCGACCTCGCGGCACTCGAGGCGGCGGACGAGGACCTTCCGGCGCCGCACGCACCTAAGGTGACGGACGACGTCGACGGCGGCCTTGGGCAGGTAGCCCGCCTGCTCGCCGGGGCGAAGCGGCCGCTGATCCTCGCCGGCCGCGGTGCGCATCTCGCCGGAGCCGGCCCGGAGCTCCGGGAGCTCGCCGACCGCCTGGGCGCGCTGACCGCCGGAACCGCCCTGGCGCTCAACCTCCTCCAAGGCGAGGGATACCTCGGCGTCGCGGGCGGCTTCGGCGCGGACACCGCGGCCGGGCTCATGGGTGAGGCTGACGTGGTCCTCGTGGCCGGGGCAAGCCTGAGCCCCTTCACCATGCGGTTCGGGCACCTGCTCGGCCCGGACAGCACCGTCATCCAGATCGACACCGCCCTGCAGCCGACGCACCCCCGGGTGGACACGTTCGTCAGCGCGGACGTGAAGTCTGCTGCGGGACACATCCTGCGTATGCTGGACGGCCCGGCCTCACCGGACGCCGGCCGCGCAGAAGCCTGGCGCGCAGAAGCCCGCAGGCGGCTGGCCGAAGGAGCGGCCCCCCACCCAGGCTCCGACGAGACCCCGGACGGCCGGCTGGACCCGCGCTCCCTTGCCACGGCACTGGATGCGGTGCTGCCGGAGCGCCGCACGGTGGTCCAGGACGGCGGGCACTTCGTCGGCTGGGCACCCATGTACTGGCGCATCCCGAGGCCACAGGACCTGGTCATGGTGGGGACCGCCTACCAGGCCATCGGGCTGGGCCTTGCCAGCGCCGTCGGGGCAGCCCGCGCAGTGGAGGACGGCCGCACGCTGGTGCTGGCCTCCGGCGACGGCGGCTTCCTGATGGGCCTGTCCGACCTCGAATCGCTCATTGGCGCGGCGAGCAGCGCTGTCGTCGTGATCTACAACGACGCCGCCTACGGAGCCGAAATCCACCAGTACGGCTCCCAGGGCCTGACCGAAAAGCCCATGCTGATCCCCGAGGTGGACTTCAGCGGCATCGCCCGCGCGCTCGGCGCCGAGTCGGCGATCATCCGCTCACTGGCGGACCTCGCCGCGCTCACGGACTGGATCGACGCCGGCGCGAAGGGAACCTTCGTGGCCGACTGCCGGATCACGTCGAGCGTCCGTGCCCCGTGGCTGAGCGAGTGGATGAAGGCCAAGCAGGAGGCGAAGGCGGCGGTGGCGGGGTAG